In Erigeron canadensis isolate Cc75 chromosome 7, C_canadensis_v1, whole genome shotgun sequence, one DNA window encodes the following:
- the LOC122608031 gene encoding putative leucine-rich repeat receptor-like protein kinase At2g19210: MDNHLWLLFQLLALCTISVSGKVFVSIDCGASGSFKDENSIEWKGDSDLISNGVTHVVQSNYSVSQVLDTLRVFTTRKKNCYSVDVEEGEKILVRAGFNYGNYDKKLNPPVFDLLFDGNFWVTVNTTVWKRYEVIYVTKRNVISICVAQKNPNQFPFISTLEVRSLDSRLYNEVGENYALFRELGTAYAVNETIRFPKDPYDRIWVPAALSSDNGLVNLTNTATLINNDVPNNPPQAVLENAISTPNVSRTITTSYTIIDYPIRYPVYFKWYFTEVKVLNSTESRSFIIYKDNEPFSLPITPHFGNVTDYFISNLTYTTEVNFTIEAIGSSTLPPLLNAFEGFSISDLLTEGTNNNDVEGLTSLQNAFSVLQEWRGDPCLPAPYSWEWIQCNNDPTPRVTALNLSSFNLSGPLPDFSKMDALKIIDLHNNSLTGKIPNFLGTMPNLKKLNLADNQFSGSLPRSLTRNSDLNLSDTGNPLLCTKGKSCAGDDKNKTNKLPIILGITIPVFIICCAIVGVLLVRHNQRKAGVRSHSGSTSRGAIGLSSGTRGTIHDDLDEKSAEDKERFYSSPAPLLSKG, translated from the exons ATGGACAACCATTTATGGCTGCTATTTCAACTATTAGCTCTATGTACTATATCTGTTTCCGGAAAAG TGTTTGTAAGCATAGATTGTGGGGCATCGGGTTCTTTTAAGGATGAAAACTCGATAGAGTGGAAAGGAGATAGTGATTTGATATCGAATGGTGTTACACATGTAGTTCAATCTAACTATTCGGTATCTCAAGTTTTAGACACTTTAAGAGTTTTCACAACCCGAAAAAAGAATTGCTATTCTGTAGACGTTGAAGAGGGAGAGAAAATTTTGGTTCGGGCTGGTTTTAACTACGGAAACTATGACAAGAAGTTAAATCCTCCTGTTTTTGATCTTCTTTTTGATGGCAACTTTTGGGTCACGGTAAATACTACAGTATGGAAAAGATATGAAGTCATTTATGTCACGAAAAGGAATGTTATTAGCATATGCGTCGCGCAGAAGAATCCTAATCAATTTCCATTCATATCGACTCTTGAAGTTCGTAGCTTGGACTCACGATTGTACAATGAAGTTGGCGAAAATTATGCATTATTCAGAGAACTGGGAACTGCTTATGCTGTAAATGAAACTATAAG GTTCCCGAAAGACCCTTATGATCGAATATGGGTGCCTGCAGCCCTCAGCAGTGACAACGGGCTAGTAAATTTAACAAACACTGCAACCCTTATTAATAACGATGTGCCCAATAATCCTCCTCAAGCAGTTCTAGAAAATGCTATTTCTACACCAAACGTAAGTCGGACCATAACCACTTCATATACTATCATTGATTACCCAATCCGCTATCCTGTCTACTTCAAATGGTATTTCACAGAAGTCAAAGTGCTTAATTCTACAGAATCAAGATCCTTTATAATCTATAAAGACAATGAACCATTTTCGCTCCCAATTACACCCCATTTTGGAAATGTGACCGATTATTTCATCTCTAATCTCACATACACCACTGAAGTAAACTTCACCATAGAAGCTATCGGTTCTTCCACACTTCCCCCTCTCCTCAATGCCTTCGAGGGGTTTTCAATTAGTGACTTGCTGACTGAAGGAACCAACAACAACGATG TTGAAGGTTTAACTTCTCTCCAAAACGCGTTTAGTGTATTACAAGAATGGAGAGGAGACCCGTGTCTCCCTGCACCATATTCATGGGAATGGATACAATGCAACAACGATCCAACCCCTCGTGTAACGGCATT AAATCTTAGCAGTTTTAATCTCTCTGGTCCACTTCCAGACTTTAGTAAAATGGATGCCCTTAAAATTAT AGATTTGCATAATAATAGCTTGACTGGAAAAATTCCTAACTTCCTTGGCACCATGCCTAATCTCAAAAAACT AAATTTGGCAGATAATCAGTTTAGTGGATCATTACCAAGATCATTAACAAGAAATTCTGATTTAAACTTATC AGATACGGGAAACCCTTTGTTGTGTACAAAGGGCAAGTCGTGCGCAGGGGACGATAAgaacaaaactaacaaattaCCAATAATACTTGGAATCACGATTCCTGTGTTTATCATCTGTTGTGCTATCGTGGGTGTCTTGCTTGTGAGGCATAATCAACGTAAGGCTGGTGTTCGGTCACATTCAG GAAGTACGAGCCGCGGAGCAATTGGTCTAAGCAGTGGTACTCGAGGAACCATTCATGATGATTTAGATGAGAAAAGCGCTGAGGATAAAGAGCGGTTTTATAGTTCACCTGCACCATTGCTCTCTAAAGGTTAA
- the LOC122607643 gene encoding probable NOT transcription complex subunit VIP2 codes for MSGLFNNSSLNRSSSNLQDNIAGQPFSTSFTAQSGAPSPVFQHSGSIQGLHNIHGTFNVPNMQGALGSRNSTMANVPSSGLQQPSGNLSSGRFTSNIPAALSQISSHGHPGLPNRGGMGVVGNPGFSSSTNAVGGSIPGILPTSAGIGNRNAGSGVGVSPMLGNSLQRIPSSAGSIIGGGNVGRSMNTGGGLSMPGLSSRLSLNTNSGSGNLGMQGSNRLMGGMLQQASPHVMSMLGNSYHSGGQLSQNHINSLNSMGMMNDVNNNDGSPFDINDFPQLSSRPSSSSGAQGQIGSLRKQGLGVSPIVQQNQEFSIQNEDFPALPGFKGGNADYGMDMHQKEQLHDNNGSMMQSPHFSMGRSSGFNIGGTFSSHRPQQQSNQDIHHLHGSDMFQGSNSLYHSQASGLPGVGLRPSNSQNAISGIGSYDQFIQQYPPQQNQSQFRLQQISGAGQSYRDQGMKSPQAAPDRFGLLGLLSVIRMSDPDLTSIALGIDLTTLGLNLNSAENLHRTFGSPWSDEPVKGDPDFTVPQCYYAKEAPVLNQRYFSKFQLNTLFYIFYSMPKDEAQLYAANELYNRGWYYHRDHRLWFMRAPNMEPLVKTNAYERASYICFDPNTWETIRKDNFLVYYEQLEKRPELPQH; via the exons ATGTCAGGGCTGTTTAATAAT TCCTCTCTGAACAGATCCTCTTCAAATCTTCAAGATAATATTGCTGGGCAGCCATTCTCTACATCCTTCACTGCTCAGTCTGGTGCACCTTCACCTGTCTTCCAACACAGTG GATCTATCCAAGGGCTTCATAATATACATGGCACTTTCAATGTACCCAACATGCAAGGGGCACTTGGATCAAGAAATTCGACGATGGCTAATGTCCCTTCAAGTGGGCTTCAACAACCAAGCGGAAACCTTTCAAGTGGGCGGTTTACATCCAATATTCCCGCAGCTCTTTCTCAG atcAGTTCACATGGTCATCCTGGGTTACCTAATAGGGGTGGCATGGGTGTTGTTGGAAACCCGGGGTTCAGTAGTAGTACAAATGCAGTTGGTGGCTCCATTCCTGGAATTCTTCCCACGTCTGCAGGTATTGGAAACCGCAATGCTGGTTCAGGAGTTGGTGTGTCCCCTATGTTAGGAAACTCTCTCCAGCGAATACCAAGCTCAGCTGGAAGTATTATTGGTGGCGGTAATGTTGGGAGAAGTATGAATACGGGTGGTGGATTATCCATGCCAGGCCTCTCTTCTCGCTTAAGTTTGAATACTAATAGTGGGTCAGGAAATCTAGGCATGCAGGGATCAAATAGATTAATGGGTGGTATGCTTCAACAAG cttCTCCACATGTGATGTCTATGTTAGGAAATTCTTATCATTCAGGAGGTCAACTTTCACAAAATCATATTAATAGTCTTAACTCAATGGGCATGATGAATGACGTGAACAACAATGATGGTTCCCCATTTGATATAAATGACTTTCCTCAGCTCAGTAGCCGCCCTAGCTCTTCTAGTGGAGCCCAAGGACAAATAG GTTCTTTACGTAAACAAGGCCTTGGTGTTAGTCCCATTGTACAACAAAATCAAGAGTTTAGCATCCAGAATGAAGATTTTCCTGCTCTACCAGGATTTAAAG GTGGCAATGCTGATTATGGTATGGATATGCATCAGAAGGAACAACTCCATGACAATAACGGTTCAATGATGCAGTCTCCTCATTTCTCT ATGGGAAGGTCTTCGGGATTTAACATTGGAGGAACATTTTCATCACACCGTCCACAACAGCAAAGCAATCAGGATATACACCACTTGCATGGTTCTGATATGTTCCAAGGCTCAAATTCGCTGTATCACTCACAG GCCAGTGGACTCCCAGGTGTAGGATTGAGACCTTCAAATTCCCAAAATGCAATTTCCGGAATTGGTTCTTATGATCAATTTATCCAGCAGTATCCACCACAACAAAATCAATCTCAATTTCGGTTGCAACAGATATCTGGTGCCGGTCAGTCATATAGAGATCAGGGCATGAAGTCACCACAGGCTGCTCCAGATCGTTTTGGTTTGCTTGGTTTATTGAGTGTAATCAGAATGAGTGACCCTGATTTGACATCTATTGCTCTTGGGATCGATTTGACAACTCTTGGACTGAACTTGAATTCAGCAGAAAATCTTCACAGGACATTTGGTTCTCCATGGTCGGATGAGCCGGTGAAAGGAGATCCAGATTTCACTGTGCCTCAATGTTATTATGCTAAAGAAGCACCTGTTTTGAAT CAACGGTATTTTTCCAAGTTTCAGTTAAATACACTGTTCTACATCTTCTACAG CATGCCCAAAGATGAAGCCCAATTGTATGCTGCAAATGAACT GTATAACAGAGGTTGGTACTATCACCGAGATCACCGTTTATGGTTTATGAGGGCTCCAAACATGGAGCCTTTAGTGAAGACAAATGCATACGAGCGTGCCTCTTATATTTGTTTTGACCCTAACACATGGGAAACAATACGCAAG GATAATTTCTTGGTCTACTATGAGCAGTTGGAAAAAAGACCAGAACTACCTCAACATTGA
- the LOC122608032 gene encoding calcium-transporting ATPase 4, endoplasmic reticulum-type-like, with protein sequence MKESTSKTSSKVHNVYAAWAKDVRECEEKYQVNRQHGLSDNEVKKRLQIYGKNELEKHEGQSIMQLVLDQFNDTLVRILLSAALISFVLAWYDGDASGKMEITDFVEPLVIFLILIVNAMVGIWQENNAEKALEALKEIQSEQASVIRNGRKVSSLPAKELVPGDIVELRVGDKIPADMRVLQLISSTLRVEQGSLTGESEAVGKTTKPVAEDCDIQGKKCIVFAGTTVVNGNCICLVTSTGMNTEIGKVHSQIHEASQNEEDTPLKKKLNEFGEVLTMLIGCICGLVWVINLKYFLDWEYADGWPQNFKFSFEKCTYYFKIAVALAVAAIPEGLPAVITTCLALGTRKMAQNNALVRKLPSVETLGCTTVICSDKTGTLTTNQMAVTKLVAMGQGVNTIRSFIVEGTTYNPSDGKIQDWPAGKMDDNLQTIAKIASLANDAGIEQSEKGHVAIGMPTEAALKVLVEKMGLPAGLSSISSKGCSEAWNTLESRIATLEFDRDRKSMGVIVSSTCGKKSLLVKGAVENLLERSSFVQLLDGSTVEIDQKKEVILDTLNEMSRDALRVLGFAYKEEPEQFKTYNGNEDDPAHSLLLDPANYPSIESNLTFAGMVGLRDPPRKEVRQAIEDCRAAGIQVMVITGDNKNTAEAICREIGVFIPGEDISSKSITGKEFMELRDPKGHLRQKGGLLFSRAEPKHKQEIVRLLKDVGEVVAMTGDGVNDAPALKLADIGIAMGIAGTEVAKEASDMVLADDNFSTIVAAVGEGRSIYNNMKAFIRYMISSNIGEVACIFLTAALGIPEGLIPVQLLWVNLVTDGPPATALGFNPPDKYIMKKPPRRSDDSLINAWILFRYLVIGFYVGIATVGIFIIWFTRDSFIGIDLSGDGHSLITYSQLSHWDQCSSWQNFTVSPFTAGNHIFNFDSNPCDYFRTGKVKAMTLSLSVLVAIEMFNSLNALSEDESLLTMPPWVNPWLLLAMSVSFGLHFLILYVPFLAQIFGIVPLSLNEWLLVLAVAFPVILIDEMLKFVGRRNNVAQSVSKSSKHKAE encoded by the exons ATGAAAGAAAGTACAAGCAAAACGTCTTCAAAAGTTCACAATGTTTATGCAGCATGGGCAAAAGATGTCCGTGAATGTGAAGAGAAGTACCAGGTGAACAGACAACACGGTCTCTCTGACAATGAAGTCAAGAAAAGGTTACAAATTTATGGAAAGAATGAATTGGAGAAGCATGAAGGACAGTCAATTATGCAGCTAGTTTTAGATCAGTTTAACGATACACTAGTTAGGATTTTACTTTCTGCAGCTTTGATTTCTTTTGTTCTAGCATGGTATGATGGCGATGCAAGTGGCAAGATGGAGATTACAGACTTTGTTGAGCCTCTAGTTATATTTTTGATACTTATTGTAAATGCAATGGTCGGCATTTGGCAAGAAAACAATGCAGAAAAAGCGTTAGAGGCTCTTAAAGAAATTCAGTCAGAACAAGCATCTGTTATACGTAATGGAAGGAAGGTTTCAAGTCTTCCTGCAAAGGAACTTGTTCCTGGTGATATTGTTGAGCTTCGGGTTGGTGACAAAATACCGGCTGATATGAGGGTCTTACAGTTAATTAGTTCAACCCTTCGGGTGGAACAAGGTTCACTTACTGGAGAGAGTGAAGCTGTAGGTAAAACTACAAAACCAGTAGCCGAGGATTGTGATATCCAAGGGAAGAAATGTATTGTATTTGCAGGGACGACAGTTGTAAATGGAAACTGCATCTGTTTGGTTACATCTACTGGGATGAATACCGAGATAGGAAAAGTGCATTCTCAAATTCATGAAGCGTCGCAGAATGAAGAAGACACCCcgttaaagaaaaagttaaatGAATTTGGGGAAGTTTTGACTATGCTAATTGGATGCATTTGTGGATTGGTTTGGGTTATTAACTTAAAGTACTTTCTTGATTGGGAGTATGCAGATGGCTGGCCCCAAAActtcaagttttcttttgaGAAGTGTACGTATTACTTTAAAATTGCAGTTGCATTAGCAGTTGCAGCTATTCCCGAAGGTTTGCCTGCTGTGATTACTACATGCTTAGCTCTTGGTACCCGTAAAATGGCTCAAAATAATGCACTTGTTAGAAAATTACCAAGTGTTGAGACACTTGGATGTACAACGGTGATTTGTTCTGATAAGACTGGTACTCTTACCACTAACCAGATGGCGGTGACTAAGCTTGTTGCCATGGGTCAAGGAGTAAATACGATTAGATCGTTCATCGTGGAAGGGACCACCTACAATCCTTCAGATGGGAAAATCCAGGACTGGCCAGCTGGGAAAATGGATGATAATCTTCAAACAATTGCAAAAATTGCTTCGTTGGCTAATGATGCTGGTATTGAACAAtctgaaaaaggtcatgttgcGATTGGGATGCCCACTGAGGCAGCATTGAag GTTCTTGTTGAGAAAATGGGGCTTCCTGCCGGATTGAGTTCTATTTCATCTAAAG GTTGTTCCGAGGCATGGAATACACTTGAAAGCAGGATCGCCACCCTTGAGTTTGATCGTGATAGGAAATCTATGGGGGTCATTGTGTCCTCCACTTGTGGAAAAAAATCATTACTTGTGAAG GGTGCAGTCGAAAATTTGTTGGAAAGAAGCTCATTTGTCCAGCTGCTTGATGGTTCTACTGTTGAAATTGATCAGAAAAAAGAGGTTATCCTAGACACCCTTAATGAAATGTCAAGAGATGCATTACGTGTATTGGGTTTTGCATATAAGGAGGAGCCCGAACAATTTAAGACATATAATGGCAACGAAGACGATCCTGCTCACAGCCTTCTACTTGATCCAGCAAATTATCCATCAATTGAGAGTAACCTAACATTTGCAGGCATGGTAGGACTGCGG GATCCACCTCGTAAAGAGGTTCGTCAAGCCATTGAAGACTGCAGAGCAGCTGGAATTCAAGTTATGGTAATAACAGGAGATAACAAGAACACAGCAGAAGCAATCTGTCGTGAGATAGGTGTATTTATACCAGGTGAGGACATCAGTTCTAAAAGCATAACAGGGAAAGAATTCATGGAACTTCGTGATCCAAAAGGTCACTTAAGGCAAAAAGGAGGACTTCTTTTTTCAAGAGCTGAACCGAAGCATAAACAAGAAATAGTGAGATTACTCAAAGATGTGGGTGAAGTTGTTGCAATGACTGGGGACGGTGTGAATGATGCACCTGCTTTGAAATTAGCTGATATAGGAATTGCGATGGGTATCGCTGGGACGGAG GTTGCGAAAGAAGCTTCAGACATGGTCTTGGCAGATGATAATTTTAGCACCATTGTGGCTGCAGTTGGGGAGGGAAGGTCCATTTACAACAACATGAAAGCATTTATTCG ATATATGATCTCTTCAAATATTGGTGAGGTTGCATGCATATTTTTGACGGCTGCTTTAGGGATTCCAGAAGGTCTTATTCCTGTGCAGCTTCTGTGGGTCAATCTTGTTACCGACGGACCACCTGCAACAGCCTTGGGTTTTAATCCACCGGACAAGTATATCATGAAAAAGCCTCCTCGAAGGAGCGATGATTCCTTGATCAATGCTTGGATTTTATTTCGCTATCTG GTCATCGGATTTTATGTTGGAATTGCGACTGTTGGAATTTTCATCATATGGTTCACTCGTGATTCTTTTATTGGAATCGACCTCAGTGGAGACGGTCACAGCCTTATAACCTACTCACAACTTTCACACTGGGACCAATGCAGTTCTTGGCAGAACTTCACAGTCTCTCCTTTCACAGCCGGAAACCATATTTTCAATTTCGACTCCAACCCTTGTGACTACTTTCGAACTGGGAAAGTCAAAGCCATGACTCTCTCCCTATCCGTACTAGTAGCAATTGAAATGTTTAATTCACTAAATGCACTCTCAGAAGACGAAAGCCTCTTAACTATGCCACCTTGGGTCAACCCATGGTTACTTCTGGCTATGTCAGTCTCATTTGGGCTTCATTTCTTGATCTTATATGTTCCGTTTCTTGCTCAAATATTTGGGATTGTTCCGTTAAGCTTGAACGAGTGGCTCCTTGTGTTGGCAGTTGCTTTTCCTGTAATCTTGATTGATGAAATGCTCAAGTTTGTCGGTAGGCGTAACAATGTGGCGCAATCCGTCTCAAAGTCTTCAAAGCACAAGGCGGAATAA